One Rosa chinensis cultivar Old Blush chromosome 5, RchiOBHm-V2, whole genome shotgun sequence genomic region harbors:
- the LOC112166500 gene encoding glycine-rich cell wall structural protein, with amino-acid sequence MAFSKTILLVALVFTVLLISSEVSAHENSDHFHGNDHGHGGHGHGGEGGQGGHGGHGGHGGRGGHGGHGPGAHETEN; translated from the exons ATGGCATTCTCAAAGACTATTCTTCTCGTTGCCCTTGTCTTTACTGTTCTCCTCATCTCCTCTGAGGTCTCAGCTCATG AAAATTCTGACCATTTCCACGGCAACGATCATGGACATGGTGGCCATGGACATGGAGGCGAAGGAGGACAGGGAGGACACGGAGGACATGGTGGCCATGGAGGCCGTGGAGGACACGGAGGGCATGGACCTGGTGCTCATGAAACTGAGAATTAG
- the LOC112202686 gene encoding putative pentatricopeptide repeat-containing protein At1g12700, mitochondrial, whose amino-acid sequence MYLLAQYCPLCTRSVQSFTALFLSVRTEKSERKPSEVLSSHPSDPTVSEMLKMLRATASSSCYSYCCSSTQRRRRGMPFLLDSTTTTLDVFLNSFHSRSSNPSTSRNTHLVTDPEMPKVVSNLEDALEVLDEMLQRRPLPSIIRFNQILCQLVKMKHYSRVICLYKQMGLRIIPNDCSLNIIINCHCRLDQMGFSLSVLGKFFKFGLQPNVRTFSTLINGFVMKGRVLEAARLFSKMVDVGCKPDIVTFDTLIKGLCIKGNTRAALQLLRKMELSPDCKPGVFSYSTIIDCLCKETLIDDAFDLFSEMISKGICPNVVTYNTLIHGVCQLGQWKQATRLLNEMASQNIYPDVRTFNVLIDAFCKDGMVVQAKTMVEMMIQRDLEPTVVTYNSLMDGYCLRGEMEEAREVFNLMVSLGSMVDAQTYGILINGYCKHKNINEAVRLFQEMSHKGLFPDTVTYTILMDGFCKQGRIQDAKKLFIRMQASGLLPNVETYGVLLDGFCKRQQLSKAMELLREMEGKKLHPNIVIYNILMDYFIKAGKVEAARDLFFGLSSKGLHPDVKTYNAMISGFCKGGLISEAENMLREMEEKGCSPDGCTYNTIIRGFILNNEMSRVMALIHQMVERGFSADASTMKMIIDLLSRDKVDPALLPLIKG is encoded by the coding sequence ATGTATTTGCTTGCCCAGTATTGTCCTCTGTGTACGAGGAGTGTTCAGTCATTCACTGCTCTCTTTCTATCTGTCAGAACTGAAAAATCTGAAAGAAAGCCCTCTGAGGTTCTTAGTTCCCACCCCAGTGACCCCACTGTATCCGAGATGCTGAAGATGCTGAGGGcaactgcttcttcttcttgttattCTTATTGTTGCAGCAGCACACAACGGAGAAGAAGAGGTATGCCTTTTCTCCTTGACTCTACTACTACTACTCTTGATGTTTTCCTCAACAGTTTTCATTCTCGCTCCTCAAATCCAAGTACATCTAGAAACACCCATCTCGTGACAGACCCAGAAATGCCCAAAGTAGTGAGTAATCTTGAGGATGCCTTGGAGGTTTTGGATGAAATGCTTCAGAGGCGTCCTCTGCCTTCCATTATCCGTTTCAATCAAATCTTGTGTCAGCTCGTGAAAATGAAGCACTATTCCCGAGTCATTTGTTTGTATAAACAAATGGGTCTGCGGATTATTCCTAATGATTGTAGTCTCAACATTATCATCAACTGCCATTGTCGTTTGGACCAAATGGGATTTAGTTTATCCGTCCTTGGAAAATTCTTCAAATTTGGTCTCCAACCAAATGTCAGGACCTTCAGCACTCTAATCAATGGATTCGTTATGAAGGGTAGAGTCCTTGAAGCAGCACGGCTTTTCAGTAAAATGGTCGACGTAGGTTGTAAACCGGATATTGTTACCTTCGATACTCTAATAAAGGGATTGTGCATCAAAGGCAACACTCGTGCAGCTCTTCAACTGCTTAGGAAGATGGAACTATCTCCGGATTGTAAGCCTGGTGTGTTTTCTTATAGCACCATCATTGATTGTCTTTGTAAGGAGACACTAATTGATGATGCATTCGACCTCTTCTCGGAAATGATCAGTAAGGGTATTTGCCCAAACGTCGTTACCTATAACACTCTCATCCACGGAGTTTGCCAATTAGGCCAGTGGAAGCAAGCTACGAGGTTGTTGAATGAAATGGCGAGTCAAAATATCTATCCGGATGTGCGGACCTTCAATGTGTTGATAGATGCATTTTGCAAAGACGGAATGGTTGTGCAAGCAAAAACCATGGTTGAGATGATGATTCAAAGAGATCTTGAACCTACTGTAGTTACATATAACTCGCTTATGGATGGTTACTGTTTGAGAGGAGAAATGGAGGAGGCAAGAGAAGTGTTCAATCTAATGGTTAGCTTGGGATCAATGGTCGATGCTCAGACTTATGGCATATTGATAAATGGATATTGCAAGCACAAAAATATCAATGAGGCCGTGAGGCTTTTTCAAGAAATGTCTCATAAGGGACTGTTTCCAGATACTGTCACGTACACCATTCTTATGGATGGTTTTTGCAAACAGGGGAGAATACAAGATGCAAAGAAGTTGTTCATTAGGATGCAAGCTTCTGGCCTACTTCCAAATGTTGAGACTTATGGTGTTTTGCTGGATGGCTTTTGTAAAAGGCAACAACTCAGTAAGGCAATGGAGTTGCTTAGAGAGATGGAAGGCAAGAAGTTGCATCCAAATATTGTAATTTACAATATTCTTATGGATTATTTTATCAAAGCTGGAAAAGTTGAAGCTGCAAGGGATCTATTTTTCGGTTTATCATCAAAAGGACTTCACCCCGATGTTAAGACATATAATGCAATGATTAGTGGATTTTGTAAGGGGGGCTTAATTAGTGAAGCAGAAAATATGCTGAGAGAAATGGAAGAGAAAGGTTGTTCTCCAGATGGTTGTACGTACAACACAATTATCCGAGGGTTTATCCTTAACAATGAGATGTCAAGGGTGATGGCACTTATTCATCAAATGGTGGAGAGGGGTTTCTCAGCAGATGCATCAACAATGAAAATGATAATTGATTTATTGTCTAGAGATAAGGTGGATCCAGCTTTGTTGCCCTTGATAAAAGGATAA